The window GATAGAAGTTATTCCTTTTATATCTGGCCATATCAATGAAGTAAAAAGAGCTTTTTTGGAAAACAAGTTAATTGGCAGCGCAATCTTTGCCATGCCAGGATGCTTAAAACGACAACAAGAGAGGTGGTTTATGCCAGGACAAGGTGGAGGAAGAGGAGTAGGCGGAGGCCGAGGTACAGGTAGAGGCATGGGCGCTGGAAGCGGAAAATGTAGAGCAGGAGGGCCCATGAGAGGAAGACAAGATGGTATGTGTATTTGCCCTCAATGTGGCTATAAAGAGCCACACTTAAGAGGTGTTCCATGCTTTGAAAAAAAATGTCCTAAATGTGGGACGGTTTTAACTAGAGAATAAAATTAAAAAGGGAGGTGTGTTATGCCTTGGGGAGATAGAACAGGACCTTTGGGCAATGGCCCAAGAACAGGACGTGGTCTTGGTTTTTGCAGCGGCTATGATAGCCCAGGATATGTAAAAGGAAGAGGATATGGGTTTGGCCGAGGCTTTGGCCGTGGATTTGGTAGGGGTTTTGGTTTTAGGCGTGGTTTTGGATGGTGGGGGCCAGGATTTGGTTTTAGAGCCCGTTTTTGGGGTGTTGGGCAAGTTCCAGAAACAGCCCCCAGCAATGAAAAAGAATATCTGGAACAGGAAGCAAAGGTATTAGAACAAGAGTTAGAGGCTATCAAAAAACGATTAGAATCTTTAGAGGCTCAAAAATAGGCTCTCTAACCCTCCTTGTATCAACGGGGACAAAAAGTCCCCGTTGTACTTTAATTTAAAACAAAATTTTTAAAAGGAGATACAAATGAAAATAGCTATTCCAACTTCAGGTGATAATTTAGAAGCAGCATTTGATCAACGTTTTGGCAGAGCAGCTAAATTTATTATTTACGATACAGAAACTAAAAAATTTAAAACCATTGATAACACTCAAAATTTGAATGCTATGCAGGGTGCAGGCGTACAAACAGCTCAAAATGTAGCTGCAGAAAAAGTAGATGTGGTTCTAACTGCCAATTGCGGGCCAAAAGCTTTTCAAGTTTTATCTCACGCTAATATAAAGGTCTATACTGTGCAGGCAAACACTGTACAAGAGGCAATAGACAAATTCTTAAATAATGAAGTTAGTCCTTTAAACGACGCAAACGTAGAGGGGCATTGGGCATGATCTTAGCCATTGCATCAGGAAAAGGTGGTACTGGGAAAACCACTGTGGCGGTAAATTTGGCTCAAACCATAGAACAAGATGTTTTTCTTTTGGATTGTGATGTGGAAGAGCCAAACTCTCATATTTTTATTCAAGGCAACAAAATAAAAGAAAAAGATTTTAGCGTTCCTATTCCTAAAGTAGATGAAGATTTATGTCAGGAATGCGGAGAGTGTGCTAAAATATGTCAATTTAATGCTATAGTTTCTTTTAAAACAATTCCTCTTATTTTTCCAGAATTATGTCATAGTTGTGGAGGATGTATAAAAGTATGCCCAACCAATGCCTTAAGTGAAGTTGAGCATACTATTGGCAAGATATCTATATATAAAAATAAACATATAACTTTAGTAGAGGGCAAATTAAATATCGGACATCCAATGGCCCCTCCTCTTATTAAGGCAGTAAAAAAGCATATTCCAGAGGATAAAATTACTATCTTAGATGCTCCTCCAGGGACCTCTTGTCCTGTAATTGCCACTCTAAAAAAAGCCGATGTTGTTTTATTAGTAACTGAACCCACTCCTTTTGGATTAAATGATCTTAAATTAGCAGTAGAAACGGTTCGAGAATTAAAAATACCATTTGGAGTAGTGGTTAACAGGGCAGAACCAGGACAAGATATTATAGAGAATTACTGTCAGGAAGAAGGTATACCTATTTTACTACAAATACCTGACAGCAGAAAAATTGCAGAACTTTATTCTCAAGGGAAAACTATTGTAAATCATCTTCCCGAATTCAAAAAAGAATTTAAAACTCTTTTAGAGCAGGCGATGTTACTTGCAAGGAGGCAATAAATGGCAGACCGTGAATGCAAATCTTGTGAGCAAAAAGAAAGTTGTGACAAAGAAACTTGCCAAAAAGAAGAAGAACAAAAATTAAAGAAAAGTTTATCTAGAATAAAACATAAATTAGTAATTCTTTCTGGAAAAGGAGGAGTTGGAAAAAGTACAATAGCAGTAAATTTAGCAGTGGGCTTAGCTTTAAAAGGCAAAAAAGTTGGTCTCTTAGATGTAGATGTACATGGTCCTTCTATCCCTCGTTTACTTAGTTTAAAGGGAAATCCTCCTCATATAGAAGAAAATTATATTGATCCTGTGCCGTGGAGTAAAAATTTATTTGTAATGTCTTTAGGATTCCTAATCCCTTCAGAAAAAGAAGCTGTTATTTGGCGCGGTCCTATTAAAATGGGATTAATTAAACAATTTCTAAGAGATGTGGCCTGGGGAGATTTAGATTTTTTAGTAGTAGATTGTCCACCAGGCACAGGAGATGAACCATTAAGTGTTATGCAACTTTTAGGCACTAGTGCTTATGGTATTGTAGTTACTACTCCTCAGCAAGTAGCAATAGATGATGTAAGACGTTCCATTACTTTTTGTAAACAGTTAGGCAACCCTGTACTAGGAATTGTAGAAAATATGAGCGGTTTTATATGCCCTAAATGCAAAGAACGTACAGATATATTCTTGAGCGGAGGCGGACAACAATTGGCTCAAGAATTTAATGTGCCTTTTTTAGCTAAAATCCCTTTGGATCCTGAAATAGTAAGAGCAGGAGAAGAAGGTTATGTATATGTAAAAACTCATCCAGATAGTGAACCTGCAAAAGAGATAAATAAAATAGTAGCAGAGGCATTAACCTTATAACAAACTTTTATTTATCTTGATTTAAAAACTTTAAAACAAAGCGTAAAAAACAAATTGAGGCGGTCAATGAGCAAAAAAAAATCAAAAGAAATTATAGTACTAAGCGGAAAAGGGGGTACTGGAAAAACCAGTATTACTGCTTCTTTAGCTGCTTTACAAAAAAAACAAGCAGTACTTGCAGATTGTGATGTAGATGCAGCTAATTTACATTTACTTTTAAACCCTTCTATAAAACAAAAAACTCCTTTTGTTTCTGGGAAATTAGCTAAAATTAGGCAGGAGGACTGCATCAGCTGTGGGCTTTGTCTAGAAAACTGTCGATTTGACGCTATAATCCAGCAAAAACTTTTGGACAAAGTAGTATTTACAGTAGATCCTATCGAATGTGAGGGATGTGGTGTTTGCGTGCATTTTTGCCCTGCCAAAGCCATTGACTTTGATGAACAAGAGTGTGGGAATTGGATGATTTCTTCTACCAAATATGGGCCTATGGTGCATGCAAAACTACATATTGGTGCAGAAAATTCAGGAAAACTTGTCTCTTTAGTAAGAAATGAAGCCCGAAAACTAGCAGAAGAAAACAACATTCCTTATATATTAGTAGATGGCCCTCCGGGTATCGGTTGTCCAGTAATTGCGTCTCTTACAGGAAGTGATTTTGTCTTAATTATAACAGAACCTACTTTATCTGGCAGACATGACTTTGAAAGAATTTTAAAGCTAGTTAAACATTTTAAACTTCCTTCTGCCTTACTTATTAACAAATGGGACTTAAACCCTGAAATAGCAGCTCAAATAGAAGAAACAGCTCATGAATATGGATCAATCATTTTAGACTCTATTCCCTATGATCCAGCTTTTACTAAAGCTCAACTATCAGTAAAACCAGTAGTAGAAATTAGCCCTATATTAAAAGATAAAATTGAAATCATTTGGGAAAAAATAACAGAATATATTTAAAAAAATCTAAACAAGGAGGGATTATGAAAATCGCTATTCCTGTTGCAGGAAACCAATTGTGTCTCCATTTTGGACATTGCGAACGTTTTGCCATGATAGAGGTAAATGAGGAACAAAAAACCATTCTAAATGTAGAATATGTAGATGCTCCACCTCATCAACCTGGGTTACTTCCCCCATGGATGAAAGAAAGAGGAGTAAACTTAGTAATAGCTGGAGGAATGGGAGCAAGAGCAATCGGACTCTTTAATCAATTAGGAATTCAAGTACTTGTTGGAGCAAGCCCTGATGTGCCAGAAAATATTGTTAAGGCGTATTTAGATGGCACATTAAAAACAGGGCAAAACGTATGCGACCATTAACTTCTCTCTAAATTAATATGTTTGAGGTTATAACGCACTATGGACATTTATTTACAGAAAAAGGACATCCTGACGACTCGGGCAGGATGTCCTCAAATAAAAATTATTTTTTTAATAGAAAATAAATCTCTTAACAACTCTTTATCTGCAGAACATGGACTGAGCTTATGGCTGGAAATAGGAAAAGAAAAAATTTTATTTGACACTGGCAGTTCAAATAAATTTATTCAAAATGCTAAACAGCTAGGAGTTGATCTATCTGAAACAAAGTGGATAATATTAAGCCATGGCCACTACGATCACACCAGTGGTTTAGCTGAAGCACTAAAATTAGCTCCAAAAGCAAAAATAGTGCTTCATCCCAACTCCATTGTACCAAGATACTCAATAGAAAAAAATAATCCCAGAAAGATAAGCATGCCCATTGAATCTAAAAAAGCTCTTCTTCAAATCAAAGAAGAGCAAATTATTTGGAATTCTGGGCCATTTAGATTATTCCAAGGAGTTGGAGTAAGTGGCTTTATACCAAGAGAACATCTA is drawn from Desulfonauticus submarinus and contains these coding sequences:
- a CDS encoding NifB/NifX family molybdenum-iron cluster-binding protein; translation: MLTKVAMKVGFTVWQNRIAPVFDVAKTLEIVEIENDSIIRECVATINTPLIWQKIKELELLGLDTVVCGAISRSVWEFLQARKIEVIPFISGHINEVKRAFLENKLIGSAIFAMPGCLKRQQERWFMPGQGGGRGVGGGRGTGRGMGAGSGKCRAGGPMRGRQDGMCICPQCGYKEPHLRGVPCFEKKCPKCGTVLTRE
- a CDS encoding DUF5320 domain-containing protein, with the translated sequence MPWGDRTGPLGNGPRTGRGLGFCSGYDSPGYVKGRGYGFGRGFGRGFGRGFGFRRGFGWWGPGFGFRARFWGVGQVPETAPSNEKEYLEQEAKVLEQELEAIKKRLESLEAQK
- a CDS encoding NifB/NifX family molybdenum-iron cluster-binding protein; protein product: MKIAIPTSGDNLEAAFDQRFGRAAKFIIYDTETKKFKTIDNTQNLNAMQGAGVQTAQNVAAEKVDVVLTANCGPKAFQVLSHANIKVYTVQANTVQEAIDKFLNNEVSPLNDANVEGHWA
- a CDS encoding ATP-binding protein gives rise to the protein MILAIASGKGGTGKTTVAVNLAQTIEQDVFLLDCDVEEPNSHIFIQGNKIKEKDFSVPIPKVDEDLCQECGECAKICQFNAIVSFKTIPLIFPELCHSCGGCIKVCPTNALSEVEHTIGKISIYKNKHITLVEGKLNIGHPMAPPLIKAVKKHIPEDKITILDAPPGTSCPVIATLKKADVVLLVTEPTPFGLNDLKLAVETVRELKIPFGVVVNRAEPGQDIIENYCQEEGIPILLQIPDSRKIAELYSQGKTIVNHLPEFKKEFKTLLEQAMLLARRQ
- a CDS encoding Mrp/NBP35 family ATP-binding protein, whose protein sequence is MADRECKSCEQKESCDKETCQKEEEQKLKKSLSRIKHKLVILSGKGGVGKSTIAVNLAVGLALKGKKVGLLDVDVHGPSIPRLLSLKGNPPHIEENYIDPVPWSKNLFVMSLGFLIPSEKEAVIWRGPIKMGLIKQFLRDVAWGDLDFLVVDCPPGTGDEPLSVMQLLGTSAYGIVVTTPQQVAIDDVRRSITFCKQLGNPVLGIVENMSGFICPKCKERTDIFLSGGGQQLAQEFNVPFLAKIPLDPEIVRAGEEGYVYVKTHPDSEPAKEINKIVAEALTL
- a CDS encoding ATP-binding protein, with amino-acid sequence MSKKKSKEIIVLSGKGGTGKTSITASLAALQKKQAVLADCDVDAANLHLLLNPSIKQKTPFVSGKLAKIRQEDCISCGLCLENCRFDAIIQQKLLDKVVFTVDPIECEGCGVCVHFCPAKAIDFDEQECGNWMISSTKYGPMVHAKLHIGAENSGKLVSLVRNEARKLAEENNIPYILVDGPPGIGCPVIASLTGSDFVLIITEPTLSGRHDFERILKLVKHFKLPSALLINKWDLNPEIAAQIEETAHEYGSIILDSIPYDPAFTKAQLSVKPVVEISPILKDKIEIIWEKITEYI
- a CDS encoding NifB/NifX family molybdenum-iron cluster-binding protein, whose amino-acid sequence is MKIAIPVAGNQLCLHFGHCERFAMIEVNEEQKTILNVEYVDAPPHQPGLLPPWMKERGVNLVIAGGMGARAIGLFNQLGIQVLVGASPDVPENIVKAYLDGTLKTGQNVCDH
- a CDS encoding MBL fold metallo-hydrolase yields the protein MDIYLQKKDILTTRAGCPQIKIIFLIENKSLNNSLSAEHGLSLWLEIGKEKILFDTGSSNKFIQNAKQLGVDLSETKWIILSHGHYDHTSGLAEALKLAPKAKIVLHPNSIVPRYSIEKNNPRKISMPIESKKALLQIKEEQIIWNSGPFRLFQGVGVSGFIPREHLEQDKQNFFEDPKGQRKDIIPDDQTMWINCEDKLILITGCCHAGVLNTLDYLIKITGSPNKPIILIGGLHLYKTPLQNIQKLIQDLKKYNIQTIIPCHCTGDTASQEFSKYFFNTIKAHTGFIWKVEN